A stretch of Planococcus citri chromosome 5, ihPlaCitr1.1, whole genome shotgun sequence DNA encodes these proteins:
- the LOC135847182 gene encoding heat shock protein 60A-like → MYRLPRILKSSACRQMYRCYAKDVKFGADVRALMLQGVDVLADAVAVTMGPKGRNVILEQSWGSPKITKDGVTVAKGIELKDKFQNIGAKLVQDVANNTNEEAGDGTTTATVLARAIAKEGFEKISKGANPVEIRKGVMLAVDAVKENLKSISREVTTPEEIAQVATISANGDHTIGNLISEAMKKVGKDGVITVKDGKTLNDELDVIEGLKFDRGYISPYFINTPKGAKVEYQDALVLFSEKKISSVQSIIPALELANAQRKPLILIAEDIDGEALSTLVVNRLKIGLQVAAVKAPGFGDNRKATLQDMAIATGGIVFQDEAETVKLEDVQITDLGQVGEIVITKDDTLILKSKGKKEDIARRAEQIRDQIKETTSDYEKEKLQERLARLASGVAVLKIGGSSEVEVNEKKDRVNDALNATRAAVEEGIVPGGGTALLRSIKILDNLKVGNDDQKTGVEIVRKALRMPCMTIAKNAGVDAAVVVSKVLDGAGDFGYDALNDEYVNMIEKGIIDPTKVVRTALTDAAGVASLLTTAEAVVTEIPKEEPPMGAGGMGGMGGMGGMGGMGGMM, encoded by the exons ATGTATCGTCTACCTAGAATTTTGAAGTCGTCTGCCTGTCGTCAAATGTACAGATGTTACGCCAAAGATGTGAAATTCGGTGCCGATGTTCGAGCTCTCATGTTACAAGGCGTAGATGTGCTGGCTGATGCCGTGGCAGTTACAATGGGTCCTAAG GGCCGTAATGTTATTCTCGAACAATCGTGGGGCTCTCCTAAAATCACTAAAGATGGGGTTACTGTAGCCAAGGGCATCGAACTGAAagacaaattccaaaatatcggCGCTAAATTAGTGCAAGATGTGGCCAACAACACTAACGAAGAAGCTGGAGACGGTACCACAACCGCAACTGTGTTGGCTCGCGCTATTGCGAAagaaggttttgaaaaaatcagtaagGGCGCGAATCCGGTCGAAATCAGAAAAG GTGTAATGTTGGCCGTCGACGCggtgaaagaaaatttgaaatcaatttccaGAGAAGTTACCACACCTGAAGAAATAGCTCAAGTCGCCACCATTTCTGCGAACGGTGACCATACGATTGGAAATCTGATATCCGAAGCGATGAAAAAGGTTGGGAAAGATGGAGTTATCACCGTCAAAGATGGTAAAACATTGAACGATGAATTAGATGTAATCGAAGGGCTGAAATTCGACCGTGGATATATATCCCCTTATTTCATAAATACTCCGAAAG GTGCTAAAGTCGAATATCAAGACGCTTTAGTATTATtcagtgagaaaaaaatttccagcgtACAATCCATCATTCCCGCTTTGGAATTAGCCAACGCTCAAAGAAAACCGCTGATTTTGATCGCCGAAGATATAGATGGCGAAGCTTTAAGCACCCTAGTTGTGAATAG ACTGAAAATCGGATTACAGGTTGCTGCTGTGAAGGCACCAGGTTTTGGAGACAATCGTAAAGCCACTTTGCAAGATATGGCTATCGCTACCGGTGGTATTGTATTTCAAGACGAAGCGGAGACTGTCAAATTGGAAGACGTGCAAATCACTGATTTAGGTCAAGTTGGTGAAATCGTCATTACTAAAGACGATACGCTAATTCTGAAG aGTAAAGGTAAAAAAGAAGACATCGCTCGAAGAGCGGAACAGATTAGAGATCAGATCAAAGAAACAACGTCCGATTACGAAAAAGAAAAGTTGCAGGAGCGATTAGCCAGGTTAGCATCTGGTGTGGCAGTTTTGAAAATCGGCGGGTCGAGCGAA GTGGAAGTCAATGAGAAAAAAGATCGCGTTAATGACGCGTTGAACGCTACTAGAGCTGCCGTCGAGGAAGGTATCGTACCTGGGGGTGGTACCGCTTTATTACgttccattaaaattttagataaCCTTAAAGTCGGTAACGATGATCAAAAGACTGGAGTCGAAATTGTCCGTAAAGCTCTCCGTATGCCGTGTATGACGATAGCGAAAAATGCTGGAGTTGACGCGGCTGTGGTTGTATCGAAAGTTTTGGACGGCGCTGGAGATTTCGGATATGATGCTCTCAACGACGAATACGTTAATATGATAGAGAAAGGAATTATCGATCCTACTAAA GTGGTCCGAACCGCATTGACGGACGCTGCTGGCGTTGCATCTTTGCTTACAACTGCCGAAGCTGTTGTCACCGAAATACCGAAAGAAGAGCCGCCAATGGGTGCTGGCGGTATGGGTGGAATGGGTGGAATGGGAGGCATGGGAGGTATGGGTGGCATGATGTAA
- the IntS10 gene encoding integrator complex subunit 10, with translation MPLLGDDPDSDNIADEEYLVSKSKEAFRINPYLCKAWILTAKTLFPHNFRIQFEAYTIEKNNDNAKEAAKCFATLFQSFISESGLWQEINTLTNALRTESSNPETLFLRKMFSCIPAVTQHDILTVTAERSEDTMEHCRLMLLLFRKFPQATPQLIVRLVDTLITAEKHGHCPSVINCYRKTLVCDVLPLLLHANADLPSKQLYRFLHKSTEFYLASLMTKNSQETFADDESKIGVNWESFYALLRLFGGKLDWELCSIFSYPWNKDVTWQHILTFSTVRLNALDPSKGVKQLIFCLTILFAYCLYQYNALLQSSADNRISSVLVEAFVSEEMDEINTIPSSKRMKIDSSDPTLPNLTGGEGTGDIIKHFNFALTCWSMLQSTETYQKEFFKLKQHIRLDNWLLDFTTDVALYRAKFDEFQSNIQNDNGSIRTWIQRLSYNFIVKHFRFLGESSIQVVKQLHTVHTIGSCSQNLTQVGVARHLHYLPLTKVAILQYVAKLLILKFWQMLPNVDGVDADRIYGYLLILVQVNWPSEKRIALDVLTRIRNQRSFIFPLFFKYVVNVEILEEFTHMYANEHETIKLDLMGPAQTSGQKRISTRGADKEEREDFLQMMKQQVCRQEPLYTLVISFLLEEERFISVK, from the exons atgcctCTACTGGGTGATGATCCAGACTCAGATAATATAGCTGATGAAGAATATTTGGTGTCGAAGTCGAAGGAAGCTTTCCGAATCAATCCTTATCTTTGTAAAGCTTGGATACTGACTGCTAAAACATTATTTCCTCATAATTTTAGAATACAA TTTGAAGCTTATACAATCGAGAAGAATAATGATAACGCTAAGGAAGCGGCAAAATGTTTCGCTACACT ATTCCAGTCTTTCATTTCGGAAAGCGGTTTGTGGCAAGAAATCAATACCCTGACCAATGCGCTGAGGACCGAAAGTTCGAATCCTGAAACGCTGTTTCTCAGGAAAATGTTTTCTTGCATACCTGCTG TTACTCAGCACGATATTCTAACGGTGACCGCAGAACGAAGTGAAGATACCATGGAACATTGTCGATTGATGTtacttttatttcgaaaatttccgcAAGCAACGCCGCAGTTGATT GTGCGTTTGGTTGACACCCTAATCACGGCAGAAAAGCACGGACACTGCCCGAGCGTTATAAATTGCTACAGAAAAACATTGG tgTGCGACGTATTACCTTTACTGCTGCACGCGAACGCGGATCTACCCTCTAAACAATTATACCGATTTTTACACAAATCAACCGAATTCTATTTAGCTTCGttaatgacaaaaaattctcaggaa ACTTTTGCAGATGACGAAAGCAAGATTGGCGTTAACTGGGAATCCTTTTACGCTTTGTTACGGTTGTTCGGTGGTAAATTAGATTGGGAATtgtgctcaattttttcttatccTTG GAATAAAGATGTCACGTGGCAACATATCCTAACTTTCAGTACCGTACGATTAAATGCATTAGATCCGAGTAAAGGAGTTAAACAATTAATTTTCTGCCTTACGATTTTATTTGCATATTGCTTGTATCAATACAATGCCTTACTCCAATCAA GTGCGGATAATAGAATTTCCTCCGTTCTGGTTGAAGCATTTGTTAGTGAAGAAATGGACGAAATCAATACAATTCCTTCTTCGAAGAGAATGAAAATCGATTCTTCCGATCCGACTTTACCTAATTTGACTGGTGGCGAAGGTACCGGCGATATTATCAAGCATTTCAATTTTGCGCTTACATGTTGGAGTATGTTACAGTCTACTGAAACCTATCAAAAAG aattcttcaaattaaaaCAACATATACGGCTCGATAATTGGCTTCTAGATTTTACTACAGACGTCGCACTTTATCGAGCCAAATTCGACGAATTTCAATCGAACATTCAAAACGATAACGGTTCAATTCGAACTTGGATTCAAAGACTGTCGTATAATTTTATAGTCAAACATTTCCGC TTTTTAGGCGAAAGTAGTATTCAGGTGGTGAAGCAGTTGCATACGGTTCATACTATTGGAAGCTGTAGTCAAAATTTAACCCAAGTCGGCGTGGCTCGGCATCTTCATTACTTGCCGTTGACCAAAGTAGCAATTTTACAATACGTGGccaaattactcattttgaagttcTGG CAAATGTTGCCGAACGTCGATGGCGTCGATGCGGATAGAATATACGGTTACTTATTGATTCTCGTGCAAGTAAATTGGCCGTCGGAAAAAAGAATTGCGCTGGATGTACTAACGCGAATTAGAAATCAGCGTTCCTTCATATTtcctttatttttcaagtacgtCGTAAATGTGGAAATCTTGGAAGAATTCACGCACATGTACGCCAACGAACATGAAACCATTAAATTAGATTTGATGGGTCCAGCTCAAACATCAGG gcaaaaaagaatttcaacgaGAGGCGCTGACAAAGAAGAACGCGAAGATTTCTTACAAATGATGAAGCAGCAAGTTTGCCGACAAGAACCCTTGTATACGTTGGTAATTTCGTTTTTGTTGGAAGAGGAGAGGTTTATTTCGGTCAAATGA
- the LOC135847187 gene encoding ATP synthase subunit C lysine N-methyltransferase, protein MSPATFQPINENTKHSKLAYILLSITGGTAVTISLLAAPFLSPAFRKICLPYVPATSTQMSNVMKALRNRSGKLVDLGSGDGRIVRLATAHGFEAVGVELNIWLILYSRFSSFTNGLSSSAKFYRKNIWSFDLKPYSNVILFGAENMMDVMEKKLATELSNGSVVITCRFPLPNFKAVEIIGEGQDTVWKYVFRTDAQT, encoded by the exons ATGTCTCCTGCCACTTTTCAGCCGATTAATGAAAACACAAAGCATTCGAAACTCGCTTATATACTTCTTAGCATCACag GTGGAACGGCCGTAACTATTTCACTGCTAGCTGCTCCTTTCTTATCCCCCGCATTTCGAAAAATATGCTTACCGTACGTTCCTGCTACGTCCACTCAGATGAGTAACGTGATGAAAGCTCTGAGAAACCGTTCGGGAAAATTGGTCGACTTGGGTAGCGGAGATGGACGAATa GTGCGATTGGCCACTGCCCATGGGTTCGAAGCTGTCGGCGTAGAACTGAATATTTGGCTGATATTGTATTCACGTTTTTCGTCATTTACGAACGGACTTTCCTCGAGCGCGAAATTTTACCGTAAGAACATATGGTCGTTCGATTTGAAGCCGTATTcgaatgtaattttatttggaGCCGAAAACATG ATGGacgtaatggaaaaaaaattagcaaccGAATTGTCAAACGGAAGTGTCGTGATCACGTGTCGATTTCCTCTTCCCAATTTTAAAGCCGTCGAAATTATTGGCGAAGGGCAGGATACCGTTTGGAAATACGTGTTCAGAACTGACGCTCAGACCTGA
- the mRpL15 gene encoding large ribosomal subunit protein uL15m translates to MSNIKNLTEHSLNLLRSLPRISLANIGNLKYNAKKKVSRRGDSKGSCSGRGKTRRISYFPLGSECKKTPFFLMFHEENYYKNRLLRREYPPLTLAALQRMIDLNRVDTTKPIDLAAICRTGLYRCDNSSNHFGINLTDEGADKFNAKINIEVQWASEPVIAAIERNGGVITTAYYDVRSVGILANPKRFFESGESIPKRMLPPDDAILFYTSAATRGYLANPDEISWERLVLSQKYGYRLSKLEEDPDYKMLTLKKDPRQIFFGLEPGWVVNLKDQVILKCTNSDIGEFVKS, encoded by the exons ATGAGTAACATTAAGAATCTTACCGAGCATTCGCTGAACCTTTTACGTTCTTTGCCTAGAATTTCTTTAGCaaatattggaaatttgaaGTATAATGCCAAGAAA AAAGTGAGTAGACGCGGTGATTCCAAAGGCAGCTGTAGTGGACGTGGAAAGACCCGCCGAATCAGTTACTTCCCGTTGGGAAGCGAATGCAAGAAAACTCCGTTTTTCTTGATGTTTCATGAAGAAAATTACTATAAAAATAGACT GTTGAGAAGAGAATATCCACCTTTGACTCTCGCAGCGTTACAAAGGATGATAGATTTGAATCGTGTAGATACGACGAAACCGATAGATTTAGCCGCTATTTGTCGTACGGGACTATACAGATGCGATAATTCGTCGAATCATTTTGGAATCAATTTAACAGACGAA GGTGCGGACAAATTCAATGCAAAGATCAACATCGAAGTACAGTGGGCTTCTGAACCAGTTATCGCAGCTATCGAAAGAAATGGAGGCGTAATAACTACAGCTTACTACGACGTTAGAAGTGTCGGTATTTTAGCTAATCCGAAGCGGTTTTTCGAATCCG gcGAATCGATCCCAAAAAGAATGCTTCCTCCTGATGATGCAATTTTGTTTTATACCAGTGCCGCGACGCGAGGTTATCTGGCCAATCCGGATGAAATTTCGTGGGAAAGATTAGTGTTATCTCAGAAATACGGCTACAGATTATCAAAATTGGAAGAAGATCCGGATTACAAAATGTTGACATTGAAAAAAGATCCGcgtcaaatattttttgggctTGAACCAGGCTGGGTTGTCAACTTGAAAGACCAAGTTATTTTGAAATGCACAAACTCTGACATTGGTGAATTTGTCAAGTCGTAA
- the LOC135847667 gene encoding uncharacterized protein LOC135847667 isoform X1: MSSLSSVQIGREQKKVKGDEGNYVIKSPILIDERTNPCVKEQNLTTKCMYDNNYDREKCILVFDNYTECRRFWKYVSWDRWFNGIVPNLPIPEERERVKKEYIVSILFAPTSMRDIPEFFNFPMLNKCYGLCVVSKKKMHTTRC, encoded by the exons ATGTCCTCACTTTCTTCGGTTCAAATTGGAA GAGAACAGAAAAAAGTGAAGGGTGACGAAGGAAATTATGTCATAAAATCACCGATATTAATCGACGAACGCACTAATCCGTGTGTCAAG GAACAAAATCTCACGACTAAATGCATGTATGACAACAATTACGACCGGGAGAAGTGTATTCTTGTGTTCGATAACTATACGGAGTGTAGACGATTTTGG aaATACGTCAGTTGGGACCGGTGGTTCAATGGGATCGTGCCAAATTTGCCGATTCCCGAAGAAAGAGAGCGCGTAAAAAAGGAATACATTG TGAGCATCTTGTTTGCACCCACTAGCATGCGAGATattccagaatttttcaattttccgatgTTGAATAAGTGTTACGGCTTATGCGTggtcagcaaaaaaaaaatgcacactaCTCGATGCTAG
- the LOC135847667 gene encoding coiled-coil-helix-coiled-coil-helix domain-containing protein 7 isoform X3, translating into MSSLSSVQIGREQKKVKGDEGNYVIKSPILIDERTNPCVKEQNLTTKCMYDNNYDREKCILVFDNYTECRRFWKYVSWDRWFNGIVPNLPIPEERERVKKEYIGKWIKHKQSS; encoded by the exons ATGTCCTCACTTTCTTCGGTTCAAATTGGAA GAGAACAGAAAAAAGTGAAGGGTGACGAAGGAAATTATGTCATAAAATCACCGATATTAATCGACGAACGCACTAATCCGTGTGTCAAG GAACAAAATCTCACGACTAAATGCATGTATGACAACAATTACGACCGGGAGAAGTGTATTCTTGTGTTCGATAACTATACGGAGTGTAGACGATTTTGG aaATACGTCAGTTGGGACCGGTGGTTCAATGGGATCGTGCCAAATTTGCCGATTCCCGAAGAAAGAGAGCGCGTAAAAAAGGAATACATTGGTAAATGGATTAAACATAAACAGTCTTCGTAG